A genomic region of Raphanus sativus cultivar WK10039 chromosome 6, ASM80110v3, whole genome shotgun sequence contains the following coding sequences:
- the LOC108812793 gene encoding topless-related protein 3, whose product MSSLSRELVFLILQFLEEEKFKESVHRLEKESGFFFNTKYFDEKVLAGEWDEVEKYLSGFTKVDDNRYSMKIFFEIRKQKYLEALDRQDKAKAVEILVQDLRVFSTFNEDLYKEITQLLTLQNFRENDQLSKYGDTKTARTVMLAEVKKLIEANPLFRDKLTFPTLRSSRLRTLINQSLNWQHQLCKNPRPNPDIKTLFTDHTCAVPNGPLAPSSVNQPVTTLTKPTAFPSLGAHGPFPPGSAVAAAANAGALASWMAAASGASAVQAAVVTPAPMPLHQNQVAILKRPRTPPATPGIVDYQNPDHELMKRLRPAPSVEEVTYPAPRQQAPWSPEDLPLKVALALHQGATVTSMEFHPMQNTLLLVGSATGEITLWELAVREKLVSRPFKVWDMTKFTNQFQALIAKETPISVTRVAWSPDGNFIGVAYSKHLVHLYAFSGPNDLRQHAEIDAHVGAVNDLAFAIPNRQLCVVTCGDDKLIKVWDVQGRKHFTFEGHETPVYSICPHHKENIQFIFSTAIDGKIKAWLYDNMGSRVDYDAPGKWCTTMLYSADGSRLFSCGTSKDGDFFLVEWNESEGSIKRTYLGFHKKLAGVVQFDTSKNHFLAVGEDGQVKFWDMDNINVLTSTDAEGGLPALPRVRFNREGNLLAVSTADNGFKILANTAGFRSLRAMEASAFETMRNPVDSSLTKAVPGAPVASVSCKIERGSPVRPSPILNGIDPPKPRIDDSTDKPRPWQLAEILDHAQCRQATLPDTAGSSVKVVRLLYTNSGAGILALGLNGIQRLWKWVRSEQNPSGKATTAVAPQQWQPNSGLLMANDVSGVNLEESNPCIALSKNDSYVMSAAGGKVSLFNMMTFKVMTTFMQPPPASTFLAFHPQDNNIIAIGMEDSTIHIYNVRVDEVKSKLKGHQKRITGLAFSTTLNILVSSGADAQICFWSIDTWEKRKSVAIQMPAGKAASGDTRVQFHVDQIRILAVHETQLAIFDASKMECIRQWIPQDSLSAPISSAVYACNSQLIYATFRDGNIGVFDGDSLRLRCRISPSAYFPQGNQGLSPLVVAAHPQEPNQFAVGLNDGSVKVIEPSEAEGKWGMVPPSEAINTSPSTTNNQTQEQLQR is encoded by the exons ATGTCATCGTTGAGCCGAGAGCTGGTGTTTCTCATACTGCAGTTTCTCGAGGAAGAGAAATTCAAGGAGTCTGTGCACAG GCTAGAGAAAGAGTCAGGGTTCTTCTTCAACACAAAGTACTTCGACGAGAAAGTTCTTGCTGGAGAGTGGGATGAAGTGGAGAAGTACTTGTCTGGCTTTACCAAGGTTGATGATAACAGATACTCCATGAAGATTTTCTTCGAGATTAGGAAGCAGAAGTATCTCGAGGCTCTTGATCGGCAAGATAAGGCCAAAGCAGTTGAGATATTGGTGCAGGACTTGAGAGTCTTCTCCACTTTCAACGAGGATCTCTACAAAGAGATCACTCAGCTTTTAACTTTACAGAACTTCAG GGAAAATGATCAGCTTTCCAAATACGGAGACACTAAAACAGCTCGGACCGTGATGCTAGCAGAAGTAAAGAAACTAATCGAAGCAAATCCTCTTTTTCGTGACAAATTGACGTTCCCTACATTACGATCTTCCAGACTGCGGACTCTCATTAATCAAAG TCTTAATTGGCAGCACCAGCTGTGCAAAAATCCTAGGCCAAACCCAGATATTAAAACTCTATTCACAGACCACACGTGCGCAGTTCCCAATGGTCCTCTGGCACCTTCATCAGTCAATCAGCCTGTTACAACTTTGACGAAGCCAACAGCTTTTCCGTCACTTGGAGCTCATGGT CCCTTTCCTCCTGGTTctgctgttgctgctgctgctaatGCTGGCGCTTTAGCTAGTTGGATGGCTGCTGCCTCTGGTGCTTCTGCTGTCCAAGCTGCCGTTGTTACACCTGCGCCTATGCCTCTACATCAGAATCAAG TGGCAATCTTGAAGCGACCAAGAACACCACCAGCAACTCCAGGTATAGTAGATTATCAGAATCCGGATCATGAACTAATGAAGCGTCTCCGCCCTGCCCCATCTGTGGAggag GTGACATATCCTGCTCCTAGGCAACAAGCTCCATGGTCGCCGGAAGACTTGCCATTAAAGGTGGCTCTAGCGTTGCATCAAGGGGCAACTGTGACAAGCATGGAGTTTCACCCTATGCAAAATACGTTACTTCTCG TCGGATCTGCGACGGGAGAAATCACATTGTGGGAACTCGCTGTTCGAGAGAAGCTGGTTTCAAGGCCGTTCAAAGTATGGGATATGACTAAATTCACAAATCAGTTTCAG GCTTTGATAGCTAAGGAAACACCAATTTCAGTCACCCGTGTTGCATGGAGTCCAGATGGAAATTTCATTG GGGTTGCCTATTCGAAACATCTTGTTCACTTGTATGCTTTCTCTGGACCTAACGATCTTCGCCAGCATGCTGAG ATCGATGCCCATGTGGGTGCTGTGAACGACTTGGCTTTCGCTATTCCGAACAGACAGCTATGCGTAGTTACTTGCGGAGACGATAAGCTAATCAAG GTATGGGATGTTCAAGGTCGAAAGCATTTTACCTTTGAAGGTCATGAGACTCCTGTTTATTCCATTTGTCCTCATCACAAAGAGAACATTCAG TTCATATTTTCAACGGCCATAGATGGGAAGATAAAGGCCTGGCTTTATGACAATATGGGTTCCAGAGTTGACTATGATGCTCCCGGTAAATGGTGTACTACGATGCTTTACAGCGCTGATGGGTCTAG ATTGTTCTCTTGTGGAACGAGTAAAGATGGAGATTTTTTCCTAGTTGAGTGGAATGAAAGTGAAGGGTCGATTAAAAGGACCTATCTTGGGTTTCATAAAAAATTGGCTGGTGTGGTTCAGTTTGATACCTCAAAGAACCACTTTCTGGCTGTTGGTGAAGATGGGCAAGTCAAGTTCTGGGATATGGACAACATCAATGTTCTGACTAGCACTGATGCTGAGGGTGGACTTCCG GCTCTTCCTCGTGTGAGATTTAACCGGGAAGGTAATCTTCTAGCCGTTTCTACGGCAGATAACGGATTTAAGATCCTAGCAAACACAGCTGGTTTCCGATCTCTGAGAGCCATGGAAGCTTCTGCTTTTGAAACGATGAGGAATCCAGTCGATTCTTCCTTAACCAAAGCT GTTCCTGGTGCTCCTGTTGCGTCTGTCAGCTGTAAAATAGAACGAGGCTCTCCTGTTAGACCCTCACCTATCCTG AATGGAATTGATCCCCCGAAGCCAAGAATAGACGACTCGACGGACAAACCAAGACCTTGGCAATTAGCTGAAATATTGGACCATGCCCAGTGTCGCCAGGCTACTTTACCCGATACCGCTGGTTCTTCCGTAAAG GTCGTCCGGCTTCTGTATACTAATTCCGGCGCTGGAATCTTGGCTCTGGGTTTGAACGGTATTCAGAGGCTCTGGAAGTGGGTTCGCAGTGAGCAGAACCCTAGTGGAAAG GCAACTACTGCTGTTGCTCCTCAGCAATGGCAACCAAACAGTGGTCTTCTCATGGCCAACGATGTCTCTGGTGTAAACCTTGAAGAGTCTAACCCATGCATCGCTCTCTCTAAGAACGACTCATACGTCATGTCTGCTGCTGGAGGAAAAGTCTCGTTGTTCAACATGATGACTTTTAAG GTGATGACAACATTCATGCAACCTCCACCGGCTTCAACATTTTTGGCGTTCCATCCTCAGGACAACAACATCATTGCCATTGGAATGGAGGACTCCACTATTCACATCTACAATGTCCGAGTGGATGAG GTCAAATCAAAGCTAAAGGGTCACCAGAAACGCATCACTGGCTTAGCATTTTCGACAACACTCAATATCTTGGTTTCGTCTGGTGCTGATGCTCAG ATATGCTTTTGGAGCATTGACACATGGGAGAAGAGAAAATCCGTAGCAATACAAATGCCAGCAGGAAAAGCCGCCAGTGGAGACACGCGTGTACAGTTTCATGTGGATCAGATCCGTATCCTTGCAGTCCACGAGACACAACTAGCGATATTTGATGCTTCCAAGATGGAATGTATCCGACAG TGGATTCCTCAAGACTCGTTGTCTGCTCCTATATCTTCAGCAGTGTATGCCTGCAACAGCCAGTTGATCTACGCCACTTTCCGTGATGGTAACATTGGAGTGTTTGACGGAGACAGTCTTAGGTTAAGATGTCGTATCTCTCCATCTGCCTACTTTCCTCAAGG GAACCAAGGCTTGTCTCCTCTAGTTGTGGCGGCTCACCCTCAAGAGCCAAACCAGTTTGCTGTTGGTCTGAATGATGGGTCTGTTAAGGTGATAGAACCGAGCGAGGCTGAAGGCAAATGGGGGATGGTTCCACCCTCTGAAGCCATCAACACGTCGCCATCCACCACAAACAACCAAACTCAAGAACAGTTACAAAGATGA